Proteins found in one Vallitalea guaymasensis genomic segment:
- a CDS encoding ABC transporter substrate-binding protein: MKIKIISIMILICLLMIGCDNKNIDTQTMEPKDSEENTITFMVKVIDDKTITPLEKLIKEYNRTSSKKIVLEKVTYDKYQYILNMKMMSKDKPDIFMIDEDWLQTYNDKNWLLPINTYLSEKADKSFENVIPLSMRTYRLIYNKDIFKEVGLDWEKPPVTLEELYKEAIKISEMKIGESYGFALYLKDKESGFMSLLENANKMNGIYYYDKEKDNYDFSIYKEWFQVMRKINQQSGILQYATKLKKDNVLKQYAESNIGMMIISNEDYYWLDNQEDNNVGISSVPIWNQENMNINNISIPGMLIGVNSKSESINEIVEFCKALTSREWGIYMYEKGYIIPTYNVQLEELDEMLNVKTPKEFLPHEGMCVYETNKENKEYERQRFDIYFDIITGERPIEEGLNTLNGIMNEINDSN; encoded by the coding sequence ATGAAGATAAAGATTATATCAATTATGATACTGATATGCTTGTTAATGATTGGATGTGATAATAAGAATATTGATACCCAGACTATGGAACCAAAAGATTCAGAGGAAAACACTATAACATTCATGGTAAAAGTTATAGATGATAAAACTATCACACCATTAGAAAAACTGATAAAAGAATATAATCGTACCAGCAGTAAAAAAATAGTTCTAGAAAAGGTCACTTATGATAAATATCAATACATATTAAATATGAAAATGATGTCAAAGGATAAGCCAGATATATTTATGATTGATGAAGATTGGTTACAAACATATAATGACAAGAACTGGCTGCTGCCTATAAATACATATCTAAGTGAGAAGGCAGATAAGTCATTTGAAAATGTTATTCCTTTGAGTATGCGTACATATCGATTGATTTATAATAAAGACATATTCAAAGAAGTTGGTCTGGATTGGGAGAAACCACCTGTTACCTTAGAGGAATTATATAAAGAGGCCATTAAAATCAGTGAAATGAAAATCGGTGAGAGTTATGGTTTTGCACTATATCTAAAAGATAAAGAAAGTGGGTTCATGAGTCTTCTGGAGAATGCTAATAAGATGAATGGTATTTATTATTATGATAAAGAAAAGGATAATTATGATTTTAGTATATATAAAGAATGGTTCCAAGTAATGAGGAAGATCAATCAGCAAAGTGGTATATTACAATATGCTACCAAATTGAAAAAGGACAATGTGCTGAAACAATATGCAGAGAGTAATATAGGCATGATGATTATATCCAATGAAGATTATTATTGGCTTGATAACCAAGAAGACAATAATGTCGGTATAAGTAGTGTACCTATCTGGAATCAAGAAAATATGAATATCAATAATATAAGCATACCGGGTATGTTGATAGGTGTTAACAGTAAATCAGAGTCCATTAATGAAATAGTTGAATTCTGTAAAGCATTGACATCAAGAGAATGGGGAATCTACATGTATGAAAAAGGATATATCATACCCACATATAATGTTCAGTTGGAAGAACTGGATGAAATGTTAAATGTAAAGACACCAAAAGAATTCTTACCCCATGAAGGAATGTGTGTATATGAGACAAACAAGGAAAACAAAGAATACGAAAGACAAAGGTTTGATATTTATTTTGATATAATAACAGGTGAAAGACCAATAGAAGAAGGGCTTAATACCTTGAATGGTATAATGAATGAAATTAATGATAGTAATTGA
- a CDS encoding ABC transporter permease, with the protein MNIPKKTEVTIMKTLKKHFRYYPLYLMILPGFLLILCMRYLPMGGIIIAFKNINYADGIIRSPWCGFANFQFLFKTKDVLIATRNTLLYNLAFIVLGMVVSIAFAIALCEIRNRFAAKVYQSIFFFPYFLSMVVVAYMVFAFLGMENGLLNKSIFSFLNIEKIRFYAEPKHWPFILVFVNLWKNVGYSTVIYLAAILGIAPELYEAAIIDGASKWQQIIYITLPSIKPIIIILAIMAIGRIFYADFGLFYNVPMNSGALFSTTQVIDTYVYRAMTKLGDLGMAAAAALYQSFVGFVLVITANWIIRKIDSDNALF; encoded by the coding sequence ATGAATATACCAAAAAAAACAGAGGTGACAATAATGAAAACGCTAAAGAAGCACTTTAGATATTATCCACTTTATTTAATGATTCTGCCAGGATTTCTATTAATATTATGTATGAGATATTTACCTATGGGTGGTATTATAATTGCCTTTAAAAATATAAATTATGCTGATGGCATTATAAGAAGTCCCTGGTGTGGTTTTGCTAATTTCCAGTTTCTATTCAAGACCAAAGATGTTCTCATAGCAACTAGGAATACTCTATTATATAATCTTGCTTTTATAGTTTTGGGTATGGTCGTTTCAATTGCTTTTGCTATAGCATTATGTGAAATTCGTAATAGATTTGCAGCTAAAGTTTATCAAAGCATTTTTTTCTTCCCTTATTTCTTATCAATGGTTGTTGTAGCATATATGGTATTTGCTTTTTTAGGAATGGAGAATGGTCTATTGAATAAAAGTATATTTTCATTTTTAAACATTGAAAAAATACGGTTTTATGCAGAACCTAAGCACTGGCCATTTATCTTGGTATTTGTTAATCTGTGGAAAAATGTAGGGTATTCAACAGTAATATATCTGGCAGCTATATTGGGGATAGCTCCAGAATTATATGAAGCAGCAATCATAGATGGTGCCAGTAAATGGCAGCAGATAATATATATAACTCTACCATCTATAAAGCCTATAATAATAATATTAGCCATAATGGCTATTGGAAGAATATTCTATGCTGATTTTGGTCTGTTCTATAATGTGCCAATGAATTCAGGGGCTCTATTTTCTACTACACAAGTTATTGATACATATGTCTATCGTGCAATGACAAAATTAGGGGATTTGGGAATGGCTGCGGCTGCTGCATTATATCAATCCTTTGTAGGTTTTGTATTGGTTATAACAGCTAACTGGATAATAAGAAAAATCGATTCAGATAATGCATTATTCTAG